Proteins encoded together in one Gemmatimonadota bacterium DH-78 window:
- a CDS encoding S9 family peptidase, with product MRHRPLVRLAGLLSLALLLPAAASAQGRAFEPEDWYRLTTLSSPAMSPDGTQVAFTVTTVVEADNRRHSEVWLVGADGEGLRRLTSPGTDSSNPRWSPDGSLLYFSSRRDGGQGSTWALRMDGTAGEAFQPEDQPSGSMPADESFVVFTESVGDDGDDDGAEEEEREVDPFRAMPSTARPPWGAITEPVDPARFDGRHIVDNGYKRNGAGFIANPREERTIRPSQIFTESMGDPESRTQLTDTDYSHRSVTVSPDGRWIAFTADPELRSDVEISAERDSLALLPYLESRDEAPRNDADLFVMPVGGGEPRRITSQNGSEGRLVWSPDSRSIAFVSSLERTSSNRLWIVDVEGGDEPRNVLGDWQFEPSAIEWTDDGYLTMSASIGGRTALFHVDPAGGEPTEVIGGRRRINGFSFDDDYARVAFVATSVDRPTELFIADIDGANERQLTGFNDELNAEIAWPEAERFTYESVGGLEIEAWLQYPHGYTPGERYPLVLYIHGGPHSAYGEGWFDEFHNLTGAGMFVLYTNPRGSSGYGADFTYSTRGRWGMEDYEDLMKAVDIVIERDDVDPDRLGVTGGSYGGFMTAWITTKTNRFKAAQTDRMIVNWFSWYGTSDAQGLTEFEFYGKPWENPDLYTELSPIMYVDQVETPTLIVQSEEDHRTPMTDAEQWFMALEKQGVPVEFMRYPRSTHDLSRTGEPWLLVDRLGRLRQWFDYWLAEGRNVTDGA from the coding sequence ATGCGCCACCGCCCGCTCGTTCGACTCGCCGGTCTGCTGTCTCTCGCCCTGCTTCTGCCGGCGGCCGCCTCGGCACAGGGCCGCGCCTTCGAGCCCGAGGACTGGTACCGGCTGACCACCCTGTCGTCGCCGGCGATGTCGCCGGACGGCACGCAGGTGGCCTTCACCGTCACCACCGTGGTCGAGGCCGACAATCGCCGGCACTCCGAGGTGTGGCTGGTCGGGGCGGACGGCGAGGGGCTGCGCCGACTCACCTCGCCGGGCACCGACAGTTCCAACCCGCGCTGGTCGCCCGACGGGAGTCTCCTCTACTTCTCGTCGCGACGCGACGGGGGGCAGGGCTCGACCTGGGCGCTGCGCATGGACGGCACCGCGGGCGAGGCCTTCCAGCCCGAGGATCAGCCGTCGGGGTCGATGCCGGCCGACGAGTCGTTCGTGGTGTTCACCGAGTCGGTGGGTGACGACGGCGATGACGACGGCGCCGAGGAAGAGGAGCGCGAGGTCGATCCCTTCCGCGCCATGCCCTCCACGGCGCGCCCGCCCTGGGGCGCGATCACCGAGCCCGTCGATCCGGCTCGCTTCGACGGCCGCCACATCGTCGACAACGGCTACAAGCGCAACGGCGCCGGCTTCATCGCGAACCCGCGCGAGGAGCGCACGATCCGCCCCAGCCAGATCTTCACGGAGTCGATGGGCGATCCGGAGTCCCGCACCCAGCTCACCGACACCGACTATTCGCACCGCAGTGTGACGGTGTCGCCCGACGGGCGCTGGATCGCCTTCACCGCCGATCCCGAGCTGCGGAGCGACGTAGAGATCTCGGCCGAGCGCGATTCTCTCGCGCTTCTGCCCTACCTCGAGTCGCGCGACGAGGCGCCGCGCAACGACGCCGATCTCTTCGTGATGCCGGTGGGCGGGGGCGAGCCCCGGCGCATCACCTCGCAGAACGGCAGCGAGGGGCGCCTCGTGTGGTCGCCCGACTCGCGTTCGATCGCCTTCGTGTCGAGCCTCGAGCGCACGAGCTCCAACCGCCTCTGGATCGTGGATGTGGAGGGCGGCGACGAGCCCCGCAACGTGCTCGGCGACTGGCAGTTCGAGCCGTCGGCCATCGAGTGGACCGACGACGGCTACCTCACCATGAGCGCGTCGATCGGTGGGCGCACGGCGCTCTTCCACGTGGATCCGGCCGGCGGCGAGCCGACCGAGGTGATCGGCGGGCGTCGGCGCATCAACGGGTTCAGCTTCGACGACGACTACGCGCGGGTGGCCTTCGTGGCCACCTCGGTCGATCGTCCCACGGAGCTGTTCATCGCCGACATCGACGGAGCCAACGAGCGCCAGCTCACCGGCTTCAACGACGAGCTCAACGCCGAGATCGCCTGGCCCGAGGCCGAGCGCTTCACCTACGAGTCGGTGGGCGGACTCGAGATCGAGGCCTGGCTGCAGTATCCGCACGGCTACACGCCGGGCGAGCGCTACCCCCTCGTGCTCTACATCCACGGGGGACCCCATTCCGCCTACGGCGAGGGCTGGTTCGACGAGTTCCACAACCTCACGGGCGCGGGCATGTTCGTGCTCTACACCAACCCGCGGGGGTCGAGTGGCTACGGCGCCGACTTCACCTACTCCACCCGCGGGCGCTGGGGCATGGAGGACTACGAGGATCTCATGAAGGCGGTCGACATCGTGATCGAGCGCGACGACGTGGATCCCGATCGGCTGGGCGTCACCGGTGGTAGCTACGGCGGCTTCATGACCGCCTGGATCACCACGAAGACGAACCGGTTCAAGGCGGCACAGACCGACCGCATGATCGTGAACTGGTTCTCCTGGTACGGCACCTCCGACGCGCAGGGGCTCACCGAGTTCGAGTTCTACGGCAAGCCGTGGGAGAACCCGGATCTGTACACGGAGCTCTCGCCCATCATGTATGTGGATCAGGTGGAGACGCCGACGCTGATCGTGCAGTCCGAGGAAGACCACCGCACCCCCATGACCGACGCCGAGCAGTGGTTCATGGCGCTCGAGAAGCAGGGCGTGCCGGTGGAGTTCATGCGCTACCCGCGCTCCACCCACGACCTGTCGCGCACGGGCGAGCCCTGGCTGCTGGTCGACCGTCTCGGACGGCTGCGCCAGTGGTTCGACTACTGGCTGGCCGAGGGCCGCAACGTCACCGACGGCGCATAG
- a CDS encoding type II toxin-antitoxin system Phd/YefM family antitoxin, translating into MPRLKPSQDVQPLSAFRANAAGFLEQVRTTKRPLVLTQHGRSAAVVLDVDEYEALVEQVEVIRDIRDAKAEMSRGEGIAHEEIVAELRSRLQP; encoded by the coding sequence ATGCCCCGTCTGAAGCCCAGCCAAGATGTTCAGCCGTTGTCCGCCTTCCGGGCCAACGCCGCAGGATTTCTGGAACAGGTCCGCACAACCAAGCGCCCCTTGGTCCTGACCCAGCACGGCAGGAGTGCGGCCGTCGTCCTCGATGTGGACGAGTACGAAGCCCTCGTCGAGCAGGTCGAGGTCATCCGCGACATCCGAGATGCGAAGGCGGAGATGTCCAGGGGCGAGGGTATCGCCCATGAAGAGATCGTCGCGGAACTCCGATCCCGGCTTCAGCCTTGA
- a CDS encoding DUF4386 domain-containing protein yields MNEAHAVRVRTARAAGFWYLLLAVSGVLGFLVLHSQIYVTSDPERTLANLVGQEALARTRLVLELLIVLSQALAAVWFYRLFKSIREWEAWAVGVWGMANALAILISALSMAVALDVAYSSVATQADKILLIELLGRLIRHAWGVGGLFFGLWLIPMGHMVITSKAMPAWLGRVLILGGVGYVVKTFLQYAGFQHALMDSLTLPATIGEFWMIGYLLIFGIRPWPESADGRRRHASGPGEQR; encoded by the coding sequence ATGAATGAAGCACACGCTGTGCGCGTTCGGACCGCGCGAGCCGCGGGATTCTGGTATCTGCTGCTGGCGGTCTCCGGGGTGCTCGGATTCCTGGTCCTTCACTCGCAGATCTATGTCACGAGTGACCCCGAGCGGACGCTGGCCAATCTCGTCGGACAGGAAGCTCTCGCGAGAACCCGCCTCGTGCTCGAGCTGCTCATCGTCCTCTCCCAAGCGCTCGCCGCCGTCTGGTTCTACCGGCTGTTCAAGAGTATCCGCGAGTGGGAAGCCTGGGCCGTCGGCGTATGGGGCATGGCCAACGCGCTCGCCATCCTGATCAGCGCCCTGTCCATGGCGGTTGCTCTGGACGTGGCTTACTCCTCGGTCGCCACACAGGCCGACAAGATCCTCCTGATCGAGCTTCTCGGACGCCTGATCAGGCATGCGTGGGGTGTGGGCGGCCTCTTCTTCGGACTGTGGCTCATTCCCATGGGCCACATGGTGATCACGTCGAAGGCGATGCCGGCATGGCTCGGACGAGTTCTCATCCTGGGCGGCGTGGGCTACGTCGTGAAGACCTTCCTCCAGTATGCGGGCTTCCAACACGCCCTGATGGACAGCCTGACGCTCCCGGCTACGATCGGAGAGTTCTGGATGATCGGCTACCTCCTGATCTTCGGCATCCGTCCATGGCCGGAGTCGGCCGACGGCAGAAGACGTCACGCTTCAGGCCCCGGCGAGCAGCGCTGA
- a CDS encoding helix-turn-helix transcriptional regulator — MDDKTKKRLVAAGWSTGDARDFLELSDSEAEFIEMKLALAQDLRARRRLRHLNQTQVARIVGSSQSRVAKMEAADPSVSLDLLVKTLLKLGVARAELAETLSQGPKSVVG, encoded by the coding sequence ATGGACGACAAGACGAAGAAGAGGCTCGTTGCCGCTGGATGGTCTACCGGAGACGCTAGAGACTTCCTCGAGCTGAGTGACTCCGAAGCCGAGTTCATCGAGATGAAGCTCGCTCTGGCCCAAGATCTCCGCGCGCGCCGTCGCCTGCGACATCTCAACCAGACCCAGGTCGCTCGAATCGTCGGGTCCAGCCAGTCGCGGGTGGCCAAGATGGAGGCTGCCGACCCCAGCGTCTCTCTCGACCTTCTCGTGAAGACCCTGCTCAAGCTGGGCGTTGCACGAGCCGAACTCGCAGAGACGCTTTCTCAGGGGCCCAAGTCAGTCGTCGGGTGA
- a CDS encoding AbrB/MazE/SpoVT family DNA-binding domain-containing protein: protein MIQPATTKLSSKGQVVIPEEIRNRLGLEPGAQFVVVGEGDVVVLKALKAPNLSQFKDLLDQARTSAEAAGITPDDVTEAIREVRAEK, encoded by the coding sequence ATGATTCAGCCCGCCACCACGAAGCTCTCTTCCAAGGGGCAAGTCGTCATTCCGGAGGAAATCCGGAACCGGCTCGGCCTCGAGCCCGGAGCTCAATTCGTCGTCGTCGGCGAGGGAGATGTCGTCGTTCTCAAGGCCCTCAAGGCCCCCAATCTCTCCCAGTTCAAGGACCTCCTCGACCAGGCGCGGACTTCGGCCGAGGCGGCCGGTATCACCCCGGACGATGTGACCGAGGCGATCCGCGAGGTCCGGGCCGAGAAGTGA
- a CDS encoding helix-turn-helix transcriptional regulator, whose product MTNHKIEKSSGSVFADLELAEVQELETKAQLAHRIGEIIHGRRLTQTEAAEVLGATQPIVSKLMNGQLSGFSLERLVRFLNALDRDVEIVVRRRPRTRDHGRTSVKVAG is encoded by the coding sequence ATGACCAATCACAAGATCGAGAAGAGCAGCGGAAGTGTCTTCGCCGACCTGGAACTCGCCGAGGTCCAGGAGCTGGAGACGAAGGCGCAGCTCGCGCACCGGATCGGCGAGATCATCCACGGGCGCCGTCTCACGCAGACCGAGGCGGCCGAGGTCCTGGGGGCTACGCAGCCCATCGTCTCGAAGCTGATGAATGGCCAGCTCAGCGGGTTCTCGCTCGAGCGGCTGGTTCGTTTTCTGAACGCCCTCGATCGGGATGTCGAGATCGTCGTCCGTCGTAGACCTCGGACCCGGGACCACGGTCGCACGAGCGTGAAGGTGGCCGGGTGA
- a CDS encoding tyrosine-type recombinase/integrase gives MLRASLLRMAIDPTPLPAREPRCDVTVRIRSDRLEISLGAGWTARDLALIRALPGRRWDPEARVWIVPDPKSALARLESMFGAGRLQRIDPAVGERERRAGPDPEGDPLQRVVDGLMLRGYSPRTRKVYLGHVRRFLEWSGETLDSLPADPGRLAERYILELVGSRQVSRSYHSQVVSALRFLFETVLGRPRLAVAIPRPKKEQRLPTVLGQPEVARLLAAPRNLKHRTLLLLLYSSGLRVGELVRLRPEDVDADRGLLRVRRGKGGKDRYTLLARRAVEAIAVYRAAYPTDRWLFPGATPGRHLTTRSVQKVVARAAEAAGIARTVTPHMLRHSFATHLLEGGTNLRIIQDLLGHASARTTQTYTHVARSTLESVRSPLDNLMAPEPRERK, from the coding sequence GTGCTCCGGGCCAGCCTCCTCCGCATGGCCATCGACCCCACTCCGCTGCCCGCGCGCGAGCCCCGCTGCGACGTGACGGTCCGGATCCGCTCCGACCGCCTCGAGATCTCCCTCGGGGCGGGATGGACCGCCCGCGATCTCGCGCTGATTCGCGCCCTCCCCGGCCGGCGCTGGGACCCGGAGGCGAGGGTGTGGATCGTGCCCGACCCGAAGAGTGCCCTGGCTCGCCTGGAATCGATGTTCGGCGCCGGACGGCTGCAGCGTATCGACCCAGCGGTCGGCGAGCGCGAGCGCCGGGCCGGCCCCGATCCGGAGGGCGACCCGCTGCAGCGGGTGGTCGACGGCCTCATGCTGCGGGGCTACAGTCCGCGCACGCGGAAGGTGTATCTCGGGCACGTGAGGCGCTTTCTCGAGTGGAGCGGCGAGACGCTCGACTCCCTCCCGGCCGATCCCGGGCGGCTCGCCGAACGCTACATCCTCGAGCTCGTCGGTTCGCGGCAGGTCTCGCGCAGCTACCACAGCCAGGTGGTGAGCGCGCTGCGCTTTCTCTTCGAGACCGTACTCGGCAGACCTCGGCTCGCCGTGGCGATCCCGCGCCCGAAGAAGGAGCAACGCCTGCCCACGGTGCTCGGCCAGCCCGAGGTCGCGCGCCTGCTCGCCGCCCCGCGCAATCTGAAGCACCGAACCCTGCTCCTGCTGCTGTATTCTTCGGGACTCCGCGTGGGCGAGCTCGTGCGCCTCCGGCCTGAAGACGTCGACGCCGATCGCGGACTGCTGCGCGTGCGACGGGGAAAGGGCGGCAAGGATCGCTACACCCTGCTCGCCCGGCGCGCCGTGGAGGCGATCGCCGTCTATCGGGCCGCCTACCCCACCGATCGATGGCTCTTTCCGGGCGCGACCCCCGGCCGGCACCTCACCACGCGGTCGGTGCAGAAGGTGGTCGCGCGCGCCGCCGAGGCCGCCGGCATCGCCCGGACGGTCACCCCGCACATGCTCCGGCACAGCTTCGCCACCCACCTGCTGGAGGGCGGCACCAACCTGAGGATCATCCAGGACCTGCTGGGGCACGCGAGCGCTCGAACGACCCAGACGTACACGCACGTGGCACGCTCCACCCTGGAGTCGGTGCGAAGCCCGCTGGACAACCTGATGGCGCCGGAGCCGCGGGAGCGGAAGTAG
- a CDS encoding putative toxin-antitoxin system toxin component, PIN family, which translates to MKVVLDTNVLVSGIFFSGLPGRILEEWGAGRFELVLTPAIYDEYVRTCDRLGAQHQGLHYRPILASLAGHGSLVPDSTHTDPITPDPDDDKFIRCAHEHAAIVVSGDQHLLGADGWNGVQVLKPRAFLALLADESS; encoded by the coding sequence GTGAAGGTCGTCCTCGACACCAACGTCCTGGTCTCCGGCATCTTCTTCAGCGGCCTACCGGGTCGGATCCTCGAGGAGTGGGGCGCAGGGCGATTCGAGCTCGTTCTCACTCCGGCCATCTATGACGAGTACGTGAGGACCTGCGACCGACTCGGAGCTCAACATCAGGGACTCCATTACCGGCCGATCCTCGCGTCCCTCGCCGGCCACGGATCACTGGTTCCAGACTCCACACACACCGACCCGATCACACCCGACCCCGACGATGACAAGTTCATCCGCTGCGCCCATGAACACGCAGCGATCGTCGTGTCGGGAGATCAGCACCTGCTTGGAGCGGACGGCTGGAACGGAGTGCAGGTGCTCAAACCAAGGGCCTTCCTCGCCCTTCTCGCCGACGAGTCATCCTGA
- a CDS encoding type II toxin-antitoxin system RelE/ParE family toxin: MSPNDKRLVWLAGEVKTPPFSAEARLEAGFLLRRLQRGDKLSLPHSRPMPSVARGCHELRVVDESATWRIMYFVDSDAIVILHVFQKKTRATPKRIIDVSKDRLQAYRDVRNR, from the coding sequence ATGAGTCCGAACGACAAACGGCTGGTGTGGCTCGCGGGCGAGGTGAAAACCCCGCCCTTCTCGGCCGAGGCCAGGCTCGAAGCGGGTTTCCTTCTTCGACGACTCCAACGTGGCGACAAGCTTAGCCTACCACACTCGAGACCCATGCCGTCCGTAGCCCGGGGCTGTCACGAGCTCAGGGTCGTCGACGAATCGGCCACGTGGCGGATCATGTACTTTGTCGACTCGGACGCCATCGTGATCCTCCACGTATTCCAGAAGAAGACCCGGGCCACGCCCAAGCGGATCATCGACGTGAGCAAGGATCGACTCCAAGCCTACCGCGACGTCCGGAACCGATAG
- a CDS encoding DUF2200 domain-containing protein → MATTTPEHDRRIAEMKFSSVYPHYVTKVEKKGRTKDELHEVIRWLTGFTDDEIAGHIERESTFEQLFADARLHPNAERITGVICGYRIEDIETPLTKQTRWLDKLVDELARGRKMEKILRAE, encoded by the coding sequence ATGGCGACCACCACGCCCGAACACGACCGACGGATCGCGGAGATGAAGTTCTCCTCCGTCTACCCCCACTACGTGACCAAGGTGGAGAAGAAAGGCCGCACCAAAGACGAGCTGCACGAGGTGATCCGCTGGCTCACCGGGTTCACCGACGACGAGATCGCCGGGCATATCGAGAGGGAGTCCACCTTCGAACAACTCTTCGCCGACGCACGCCTCCACCCGAACGCCGAGCGCATCACGGGGGTGATCTGCGGCTATCGCATCGAAGACATCGAGACCCCGCTCACGAAACAGACGCGCTGGCTGGACAAGCTGGTGGACGAGCTCGCGCGGGGTCGGAAAATGGAGAAGATCCTGCGGGCGGAGTGA
- a CDS encoding DUF5946 family protein has translation MSRSSGCCNECGAAASAGATCWDQFGSVLAWEWTDPELQALHFLTVASYNLQHPSRFTDEALAGLRSAFRDHLERGVSVAALRRGASAFDGNRRVVRRESERRPVLREWPMTIAHVYASGRAEGAAGRVRAWAETIRNELEGADTAAAGS, from the coding sequence ATGTCCCGATCGAGTGGATGCTGCAACGAGTGCGGAGCGGCGGCCTCCGCTGGGGCTACCTGTTGGGATCAGTTCGGCTCGGTCCTGGCTTGGGAATGGACTGATCCCGAATTGCAGGCTCTGCATTTCCTCACGGTGGCCTCATACAACCTCCAGCACCCGTCCCGGTTCACGGACGAAGCGTTGGCAGGACTTCGGTCTGCATTCAGGGATCATCTCGAACGCGGCGTGTCGGTGGCGGCCCTACGCCGAGGTGCAAGTGCTTTCGACGGCAATCGGAGGGTGGTTCGCAGGGAGTCGGAACGTCGCCCGGTGCTGCGTGAGTGGCCGATGACGATCGCCCACGTGTACGCCTCCGGTCGGGCAGAGGGAGCAGCAGGGCGGGTGCGGGCCTGGGCCGAGACGATCCGCAATGAGCTGGAAGGCGCCGATACGGCTGCTGCGGGAAGCTGA
- a CDS encoding type II toxin-antitoxin system RelE/ParE family toxin: MRLFWSPTARRRALEAVAFIEQDRPVVAVDWLDGLLKRVEALGEFPDHGRVVPEWGDEGVREILYEPYRVIYEVFPEEVHILTLSHFRQELQDR; encoded by the coding sequence TTGAGGCTCTTCTGGTCCCCGACGGCCAGGCGCCGCGCTCTCGAGGCTGTAGCGTTCATCGAGCAGGACCGCCCTGTCGTGGCCGTCGATTGGCTCGACGGCTTGTTGAAGCGCGTGGAGGCACTCGGCGAGTTCCCGGATCACGGGCGAGTCGTCCCGGAGTGGGGTGATGAAGGCGTACGGGAGATCCTGTACGAGCCCTATCGTGTGATCTACGAGGTATTCCCGGAGGAGGTACATATCCTTACGCTCAGCCATTTCCGGCAGGAGCTTCAGGATCGATGA
- a CDS encoding type II toxin-antitoxin system RelE/ParE family toxin — protein sequence MSESPPKPLYWVGSSLADVRAFPEAVRTDVGFALWVAQQGQRPRQAKVMKEIVSGAGVLEIVERHAGDAYRVVYTVRFTDAVYVLYAFQKKSRRGTKTPRHDIDLIRDRLRDAEAHHGGK from the coding sequence ATGAGCGAGTCGCCGCCGAAGCCCCTGTATTGGGTGGGCTCTTCCCTTGCCGATGTGCGGGCGTTTCCCGAGGCGGTTCGCACGGACGTCGGGTTTGCGTTGTGGGTTGCCCAGCAGGGGCAGCGCCCCCGCCAGGCGAAGGTGATGAAGGAAATCGTGTCGGGCGCGGGTGTCCTTGAGATCGTGGAGCGCCATGCCGGAGACGCCTACCGAGTCGTGTACACGGTCCGGTTCACGGACGCGGTCTACGTTCTCTACGCCTTCCAGAAGAAGTCGAGGCGAGGGACCAAGACCCCCAGGCACGACATCGATCTGATCCGGGATCGGCTGAGAGACGCTGAGGCTCACCACGGAGGGAAGTAG